Below is a genomic region from Dioscorea cayenensis subsp. rotundata cultivar TDr96_F1 chromosome 14, TDr96_F1_v2_PseudoChromosome.rev07_lg8_w22 25.fasta, whole genome shotgun sequence.
TAAATAGTACTTTCTTGTTATTAATtcatggtttatccattttattttaaaagaagaaaaaaaactaaatatgtaaataaattcaCATGAGCATTGTCCAATGCCAGAGCATGTGATCCATCCAATCtggagaaattaaaaagaacTAAGAGAACTTCATATAAAATGAAGTGCATTAGCTTTGCAACAAGAAGATAAGCAGTTTTATCAATCATCATCTTCTGTTAAAATTGGCTtgtaaaatcaaatcaatctgGAACACCAAACTTGAGCTTAGCGTCGGCATTTTGGACAGTAATGATAAtttttgtccatctttgatcCACAGCCATAGCAAAAGGTATTGCCACACCTGCAGATTAAAAGCCAGAGATGTAAGCAACCAAgtttcaaaacaaacaattgGTTagttgaatgaatgaatgatcaTCACACAAAACAATTAATTCATAATTGTGTCAGTGTCACTACTACCTGCAGACCATGTACATGCAACCTTGAGTCCTTTCCACAAAGAAACGGCACCGCGGGCACCTCCCCCACTTCTTATCTTTTGCAACTTTCATCAGCAAAAGATCCTCAGTCTGTCTCTCATCCTGGCCAAGTTTCTGATAATCTTtgcaattaaaattaatgtGCCATGGGACTTTGCATTGAGCACAAAACAATCTGTTGCAATGTGGGCACTCTGATTGTGCAATtttctcatcatcattgatcaaCAAAGCCGAGCAATCTTTGAACGGGCAGTATAGTTTGGTTTTCTCCGGTAACATCTCCTCGCATAATTTATCACCCCACATTGAATAAACATCTATTGGGAGGATCATCCTGCATGCATATGGCAACAAAAATCCATCCTTGCATCCAACCTCAGGGCACAGTACCTTCACCACACCTTCACTCAGCTTTGCAGTAATGAGCTTTCTCACACAATCTGAACAATAGCTATGAGAACATCCAATCATGTCAAACATCTCTGCTATGAGAACCTTTTCAAAGCAAAGGCTGCAATCTACAGTTAGAATTTTCTGACTTGAAGAACTGGACTCCCCAACATTAACATAAGTATCAATGgcttgcatatatttttttcccatcgGATAATAGTCATCAAGGTTGATGACTTCTGTGACACCATAATCAGATAATGAATTGTAAACAGCAATTCGATAAaaaatatcatcatcatctggtTCATCCAGGGGTACAGGATGGTTGAATTGAAGCACATCCACATCAACTGGATTTCTCTGGTCACTTTGTTTAGATTTCGGAAGAAGGCCATGGAGGCCAGCGTTGAAATTCTCTGCATAAATGGGATTGTTCTGAGAAGTACCCGACCGGGGGTGTTCAAGGTCCACAAACTGAATATGGTTGTTCCTCATCTGATTGACATCATCCACATCAACTGGGTTTCTTTGGCCACCTTCCTGAGGGCCAGTGTTGAAATTCTCCGCATAAATAGGATTGTTCTGAGCATCACCTTGCCGGGGTTCAAAGTCCACAAACCGGACACGATTGTTCCTCATCTTATCGACAGCAATCAGA
It encodes:
- the LOC120275292 gene encoding E3 ubiquitin-protein ligase RNF31-like isoform X1, which translates into the protein MNFSVLKLRFGFRSKRRVGNDHLIAVDKMRNNRVRFVDFEPRQGDAQNNPIYAENFNTGPQEGGQRNPVDVDDVNQMRNNHIQFVDLEHPRSGTSQNNPIYAENFNAGLHGLLPKSKQSDQRNPVDVDVLQFNHPVPLDEPDDDDIFYRIAVYNSLSDYGVTEVINLDDYYPMGKKYMQAIDTYVNVGESSSSSQKILTVDCSLCFEKVLIAEMFDMIGCSHSYCSDCVRKLITAKLSEGVVKVLCPEVGCKDGFLLPYACRMILPIDVYSMWGDKLCEEMLPEKTKLYCPFKDCSALLINDDEKIAQSECPHCNRLFCAQCKVPWHINFNCKDYQKLGQDERQTEDLLLMKVAKDKKWGRCPRCRFFVERTQGCMYMVCRCGNTFCYGCGSKMDKNYHYCPKCRR
- the LOC120275292 gene encoding E3 ubiquitin-protein ligase RNF31-like isoform X2, giving the protein MNFSVLKLRFGFRSKRRGNDHLIAVDKMRNNRVRFVDFEPRQGDAQNNPIYAENFNTGPQEGGQRNPVDVDDVNQMRNNHIQFVDLEHPRSGTSQNNPIYAENFNAGLHGLLPKSKQSDQRNPVDVDVLQFNHPVPLDEPDDDDIFYRIAVYNSLSDYGVTEVINLDDYYPMGKKYMQAIDTYVNVGESSSSSQKILTVDCSLCFEKVLIAEMFDMIGCSHSYCSDCVRKLITAKLSEGVVKVLCPEVGCKDGFLLPYACRMILPIDVYSMWGDKLCEEMLPEKTKLYCPFKDCSALLINDDEKIAQSECPHCNRLFCAQCKVPWHINFNCKDYQKLGQDERQTEDLLLMKVAKDKKWGRCPRCRFFVERTQGCMYMVCRCGNTFCYGCGSKMDKNYHYCPKCRR